A segment of the Chitinivorax sp. PXF-14 genome:
GGCCAGCATGATCCCATTGCTGGGGGCGGCCTATGCGCGGGCGTGCGAATACACCTGCGACCGCCACGGGCTGGCGTGCTGCGATGACCCGGCCGATGCGCGCCTGGGGCTCGCGGCACTAGCCGCCGGCGGGCGTCGCTGGAAGAGCATGAACCAGATTTCCTATATGAAGCAGGTGAAGGAAAGCAGCGGCTTCTGGATGTCCTTCCATGAGCTGGTGTCGGATTATCCCTGGCTCACCAAGCGCATCAACGCCATGCGCCAGCTTGGCGATGGCCGGGAGCCTGCCCAGCCGGGGCGTAACGTGTTTTCCTATGTGCTGGCGCTGTTCATTCCGCGCCTGGGGGTCGGCGGCGGAGGCGGTGGTGCGATCGTTACCATTGCCATGATCGGCGTCCTGGCGGCGGTGGCCCTCCCCGCTTACAAGGACTACCAGAAGCGCGCGGCATTGCAGCGCATGCATATGCTGCAGGCGCCCCAGGCTGAATTTGCACCCTCAGCGCTGGCGCTGCCAGAGCCGCCCGTCGCTGAGGAGTGAGCCCTGGTGGGTGATTCGGGCTTCCGCCCGGTGATCGAGTGAGCCGGCGCAATGCCGGCTCCTTCATTTGGCCTGGTGCGGCAGCGTGCGTGCCAGCACCAGTGTCTCGACCCGCGCGGCACCTGCCTGTCTGGCGACGCGGGCGAGCTCGTTGAGGCTGGCGCCGGTGGTCATCACGTCGTCGACCAGCAGCACGCGCAGGCCGTCGAGCCGAGCATGGCTGACGAATGCGCTCTTGATGTTGCGGACGCGCGCCTTCCACGGCAGGTCGGCCTGGTGGGGCGTCTCGCGCGGCTTGGCCAGGCTGTCGGCCTGAATCGTCAGGCCGTGGCGGGCCAGTGGCCGCGCCAGCTCCAGCGACTGGTTGAAACCGCGTTCGGCTAACCGGGCGGGTGACAGCGGCATCGGCAGCACGAGGTCGATCGCGCTCAGCTCGTGCTCGGCCAGCAGCGTCGCGAGTAGCGGCAGCAGGCTGATGCGGCGGCCATATTTTGCGGCGTGCAGCAGCGTGTCGAGGGGAAAGGCATACGCCAGGCTGCAGTGCGTGGCATCGAAGGCTGGCGGCTTGCGCAGGCAGGCGCCGCAGGTGGCGCCATCCAGCGTCGGCAGTGCACAGACCGGGCAGCGCGCCGCCGGCAGCCAGGGCAGGTCCGCCCGGCAAGGCGGGCAGAGTGCCGCCGTGCCGCTAGCAGTGCCGCACAGCACGCAGCTGGCTGGTAATAACCATTGCATAATATTTGTGCAATGGTTTAGAAATTTGTTTGCATGGTTTGACAACTGGCTTCGCTCTCATCGAAGATGCCGGCAACGCAACGAATTCAGGGCATTCCTCATCATGAACGACGCCACTCTGCATTTCCACACCAAGGAAACCAAACAGCCGCACGCCACCAGCGTCAACTGGAGCGAGGCTGAGATCGAGGCGCTGTTCCAGCTGCCATTCAACGACCTGCTGTTCCGTGCGCAACTGACACACCGCGAGCATTTCGATGCCAACCGCGTGCAGCTGTCGACGCTGCTGAGCGTCAAGACCGGCGGTTGTCCCGAGGATTGCGGCTATTGCCCGCAGTCGGTCCGCCACAGCACCGGCGTGGAAAACCAGGAGATGCTCGAACTCGACACCGTGCTCGACGCCGCGCGTGCGGCCAAGGCCGCCGGTGCCAGCCGCTTCTGCATGGGTGCGGCCTGGCGCGGGCCGAAGCAGAAGGATCTCGAGCACATCAAGGAGATGGTCAGCAGCGTCAAGGCGCTGGGCCTCGAAACCTGTGCCACGCTGGGCATGCTCAAGGAAGGCCAGGCCGAGCAGCTGCGCGACGCCGGCCTCGACTACTACAACCACAATCTCGATACCGCGCCCGAGAAGTACGGCGACATCATCCACACGCGCGACTACGACGACCGCCTCGATACTCTGCGCAAGGTGCGCGATGCCGGCATTCACGTGTGCTGTGGCGGTATCGTTGGCATGGGCGAGACGCGCAGCGAGCGTGCCGGCCTGATTGCCCAGCTCGCCAATCTCGATCCGCAGCCGGATTCGGTGCCGATCAACAATCTGGTGCAGGTGCCCGGTACGCCGCTCAATGGCACCGAGACACTGGACTGGACCGAGTTCGTGCGCACCATTGCGGTTGCCCGCATCACCATGCCGCGTTCCTTCGTGCGGCTGTCCGCCGGGCGCCAGGAAATGCCCGAGGCGATGCAGGCGCTATGCTTCATGGCCGGTGCGAATTCGATCTTCTACGGCGACAAGCTGCTCACCACCGGCAACCCGGAAATCGAGCGCGACCGCCAGTTGCTGGCCAAGCTCGACATCCAGTCGCTTTGACCAATCACGGCGCCCGTATATAGTGAAGGGGCTGCCCTGTCCGTCCGCGCCTGTCGCGGCGGCAGGCGTGGCCGGGCGCCACGGCCTTTCCGCGTGCGTTTGAGATATCCATGCCACTTCCCGACTTGCACGCCGCCTTGAAACAACTCGACGAACAGGGCCTGCTTCGCCAGCGCCGCGTACTGGAATCGCCCCAGGGCGCGCATGTACTGATCGATGGCAAGCCCTATATCGCCTTTGCCAGCAACGACTATCTCGGTCTCGCCGGCCATCCGGAGCTGATCGAGGCGACGCGCCAGGCCGTGCTCAATTGGGGCGTCGGCGGTGGCGCATCGCATCTGGTGGCGGGGCATTTCAGCGCGCACGAGGCGCTCGAGACTGTCCTGGCGCGGTTCGTCGGGCGCGATGCGGCCTTGCTGTTTTCCACCGGCTACATGGCCAATCTCGGCGTGGTGACGGCGCTGGCGGGGCGCGAGGCGGCGATTTTCGCCGACAAGCTCAACCATGCCTCGCTCAATGATGCCTGCCTGTTGTCGCGCGCCCATTTCAAGCGCTTCGCCCACAACGACATGGCCATGCTTGAGCGCCTGCTGGCCGAGTCGAACCACGATACCAAGCTGATCGTTGTCGACGCGGTCTACAGCATGGATGGCGACCAGGCACCGGTCAGCGAGCTGGTGCGGCTCGCCGACCGGTACGATGCCTGGCTGCTGCTCGACGATGCGCACGGTTTCGGCGTGCTCGGGCCGGACGGGCGCGGCTCGCTGGTCGCGCACCAGGTCAGCTCGCCGCGCGTGATCTACATGGCCACGCTGGGCAAGGCTGCTGGCGTGGCTGGCGCGTTCGTTGCCGGCACGCAGGACATGATCGACTGGCTAACCCAGCGTGCCCGCACCTATATTTACACCACGGCCCAGCCTCCGATGCTGGCCGAAACCCTGCTCAAGAGTGTGGAGCTGATCGAGCGCGAGTCGTGGCGGCGCGAACACCTGCGCAAGCTGATCGCTGTGCTGCGCAAGGGACTGTCCGCCTCACCGTGGACCCTGATGCCGTCGGAGACGCCGATCCAGCCGCTGCTCATCGGCGACAACGCCGAGGCGCTGCGCGTGTCGGAGCAATTGCGCGATGCCGGTTTCTGGGTGCCCGCGATCCGGCCACCAACTGTCGCACCAGGGACGGCACGGCTGCGCATCTCGCTGTCGGCTGCGCATCTAGAGCAGGATGTCGAAAATTTGTGCGGCGCTATATTACGTTGTGCGCAATAATCGCGCCTTTCGCAAGGCATTGGTGCTAACCCTATGATCACAATCGGTAAAAAGACTTCCCTGCTGTTCATCGCGCCTGTCGCCATCTGGGCGGCCCAGGCCGTGGCCGGCGATACCTATCCCACGAGCCCGAAATCGGTCGTCGAGGCATATGTGTCGGCGGATGCGACGGGTGATGCCATGCAGGGCAAAACCTGGGCGAACGTACAGAAATTTACCACCTGGCCCGCCTCCTACAGCTGGGATGGCTGCCTGGTGGTGAAGACGCACGATATCGGCGCACCGAGCGAGGCAGGCGGCAAGACACAGGTCACCGTCACCTATGATGTCATCGGTGAATTCGACGGCGTGCGCATGGCGCTGGCCCCGCGCAAGGACCAGCTGACGCTGGAACTGGCGCAGCAGGGCGGCCAGTGGAAGATCGGCGGCGAGCCCGCCAAGCCCAGGTTGAGCCCGCAGGCGGCGCTGCCGCTGCTGAAGGACGCGCTGGAGCAGGCCAAAGCGATGGGCGACGACGTGGTCAAGGCGCAGATCGAAGAGAGCATCGCCGCGCTCAAGTAATATCGAAGGAATACATGTCGCTACACATCGAGACTCTGGGCCGTGGGCCGAATCTGGTCATGCTGCACGGCTGGGCGATGCATGGCGGCATCTGGCATGGCGTGGCAGAGGCGCTGGCCGAGCACTTCTGCGTACACCTGGTCGATCTGCCGGGGCATGGCCTGAGCCCGGCGGTCGAGCCCTACAGCCTCGATGCGATTGCAGAGCGCGTCGCAGGCGAATTCCCGCTGCCGGTCCATGTGCTGGGCTGGTCGCTCGGCGGTGCGGTGGCGTTGCGCTGGGCGCTCAGCCATCCGTCTGCGGTCGACAAGCTGGTGCTGGTGGCCAGCTCGCCGTGTTTCGCCCAGCGCGAGGATTGGCCAACGGCCATGCAGCACGAGGTGCTCGGGCGGTTTGCCCAGGAGCTGCAGGCCGACTACGAGGGCACCTTGAAACGCTTCATCGCCCTACAGGCGCTGGGCGGCCAGGCCTCACGCGAGGTGCTGAAGGCCTTGCAGGCGAGGCTGTTCGAACGCGGCCGGCCCGACCCGGTGGTGATGAGGCAGGGCCTCGACATCCTGCGCGATGTCGATCTGCGCCCCGAGCTCCAGCATCTCGACCCGCCGACCTTGCTGATCTATGGCGAGCGTGACGGGCTGACGCCGGCCCCAGTGGGGCGCTGGCTCGCATCCAGGCTGCCCGATGCCGAGCTGGAAATGCTCAAGGACAGCGCGCACGCGCCGTTCATTTCCCACCCCGAACGCTTTGTCGAACGGGTTTGCCAGTTTCTGAAGTGATCGCATGTACATTCCACATTCCTTTGCCGCGACGGATGAGTCCAGGCTGTTTGCGCTGATGCGCGACAACCCGTTTGCCACGCTGGTGTCGCCCGGCCAGGCCGGGCCTCAGATCGCCCACCTGCCGTTATTGTTCGACGCAGATCGGCGCGTGCTGTGCGGCCATTTCGCGGCCGCCAACCCGCAGTCTGGCGCGGAAGGTGCCGTCGTCGCCGTGTTTCATGGCCCCCATGCCTATGTGTCGCCGAGCTGGTACGTCAACCCCGGCGTGCCGACCTGGAACTATGCCACCGTGCACGTGCACGGACAGTTGCGCCACATCGCCGATGCTGACGCCAAGCTGGCGCAGATGCGCGAGCTGGTCGCGGCGTTTGAGCCAGACGGCGCCTGGACGCTCGATCAGGCGCCGAATCTGGCGCACATGCTGGAGCACATCTTGACATTCGAGATCGCCATCGAGACGATCGAAGGCAAGTTCAAGATGAGCCAGAACCGGCCGGCGGATCGCCCCGGCGTGATCGAGGCGCTGGCCGCCAGCCCGTACCCAGAAGACCGGCGCACCGCGGCCTTCATGCTGGAGCAGCCATGAGCGAGCCGTTCTACACCGACAAGCAGCAGGTCAGGCGCTCGTTCGAGCGCGCGGCCGATAGCTACGATGCCGCCGCCGTGCTGCAGCGCGAAGTAAGCGACCGCATGCAGGCTCGCCTCGACTACATCAAGCATCTGCCCGCATGGCTGCTCGATGCGGGCTCCGGCACCGGCTACGGCACGCGCAAGCTGCGCGAGCAGTACCCCGACGCGCGCGTCATCGAGCTCGACTTGGCGCTGGGCATGCTGCAGGTGTCGGCGGGGCAGGCCGCGTGGTGGAAGAAGCACCTGCCCTTCATCAAGCACAGCCGTCCGCCACAGGTCTGCGGTGACATCGAGCGCCTGCCGCTTGGGGATGCCTCGGTGGACATGGTGTGGTCCAACCTCGCGATCCAGTGGTGCAATACGCCGGACCTGGCGTTTGCCGAATTCCATCGCGTGCTGAAGCCGGAAGGCCTGCTGATGTTCGCCACGCTGGGCCCCGACACACTGAAGGAGCTACGCCAGGCGTTCAGCGGGCTCGACGGGCATACCCATGTGAACAAGTTCATCGACATGCACGACATCGGCGATGCGCTGGTGCGGGCGGGCTTCAGCGAGCCGGTGATGGACATGGAAAACATCACCCTGACCTACGATTCGGTCAGGGCCGTGATGGCCGATCTCAAGGCCATCGGCGCGCACAACGTCACGCAGGGTCGCGGCCAGGGCCTCATGGGCAAGCAGCGCTGGCAGCAGGTACTCGACAACTACGAGAAACTGCGCCGAGACGGCCGCCTGCCGGCGACTTACGAGGTCGTTTACGGCCACGCCTGGCGCCCGCAGCCGAAACCGCCGACGCAGCTCGCCGATGGCCGCCAGATCATCGAGTTTCGCCCGCGCCCCAAGCCCGACGCCTGAGCGGCCATGAGCGCATTCTTCGTCACCGGCACCGATACCGAGGTCGGCAAGACCTTCGTTACCAGCCTCTTGCTGCGTGAACTCAATCAGCGCGGGATGAGCGCGCTGGGCATGAAACCGATCGCTTCGGGCTGTTACTCCGGCCCCGAGGGGCTCACCAACGAGGATGTCGAGGCGCTGCTGGCGGCTGGCCACCATGCGGTGCCGCGTGCGCTGCTCAACCCCTATGCCTTCGAGCCGCCGATCTCGCCGCATCTCGCCGCCACCCGTGCCGGGGTCGAGATCGATGTCGAACGTATCAGGCTGAACTTCGGTGAGCTGGCGCGGCAGGCGGATTGCGTGCTGGTCGAAGGGGCGGGCGGTTGGCATGCGCCGATCTCGGCGCAGGCCGACATGGCCGATCTGGCGTATGCCCTGGGGCTGCCGGTGATCCTAGTGGTCGGCATGCGGCTCGGCTGCCTCAACCACGCCATCCTCTCGGCACGCGCCATCGAGGCCAGCGGTTGCTCGCTGGTCGGCTGGGTGGCCAACCGCATCGCACCCGAGATGCGCGAATTCGAGGCCAATCTGGCCACGCTCGAAGCCAGGCTGCCCGCGCCGCTGCTCGGCGTCGTCCCGCATGCGGTGCCGGGCGAGCCGCCCCGGCTGCTCCGCGCTTCGCTCACGGCCCTGCTGGCGCGCGGCTGATCCGCCGCTATTCGTTTTCCGGGTGGCTGTCACCAGGCGGCATCGGCGCCAGATAGCCAATCACCAGCAGCAGGATGCCCACGCCAAGGAAGGACACGATGCGAGCGATCGTGCCGCTCGATGCGAGATCGTTGACGAACAGCTTGCCCACCACCAGCGCGAGCAGGCCGGCGCCGGCGTACCACGGTGGCCGCTGGCCGAGCCGTGTGGCGCTGCGCATCAACCCCAGCGCGGTGCTCGTCCACAGCAGCGAGAGCAGGGTCTGTGCCTCCACCGAATCGAGCAGCGACGCGATGTCATAAGGCACGCCGAGCCAGTGGTGGATGCAACGCAGCGCCAGCGCGTTGAGGCTCAGGAAGGCAAGCACGGCCAACACGGGGCTTGCGACGGGACGCACCTTGGGCGTGCTGTCGAGCGCGGCCCAGGCTGCACCGAGCATGGCCGCCTGGATCAGGTCCACCGGGTTGAGCAACGGCAGGTAGAGCGGCAGCGGCGCCAGCTCGGTGCTCGCAAGGCCGAGTTGCCATAGCGCGCGCAGGCCAAGCCATGCCCACACCATGGCGAACGTGGCCTGCAGATAGATCGGCTGGACGAGCCAGGCGCTGCCCGGTTTCCGCTGGCGGCCAGCCAGCCAGATCGCGGCCAGCAGCGCGGGCAAGGAGGTGGCGACATCGTGCCAGAGGTGCACCCAGCCGTTGTCGGCGGTACGCCAGTCGAGCTCCCAGCTGGCCGCGCCGATGGCTAGCCACAGCAAGGCCGGCAGCAGTGCCGCAACGATGACGCTGTCCTGCTTGTGCAGTTGCCGGCGCACGATGTGCCCGGCGGTGGCAAAGGCCGCCGGCCAGCTCAGCCAGCCCCAGCCCTGCAGCGGATGTGCGTCGCTGTCGGCGAGCCAGAGCAGGTGCAGCAGTATCGCAGGCACCAGCAGCAAGGCGGTCAGCCGCAATGCCGGCCACGTGAGGCGCGCACCGCGCCAGTCTGCCAGCACGGCGCTGGCCGTAACGAACAGCAGCAGCCACGGGGCCTGCTGCCATGGCTCGTGCGCCACGCGGGACACCAGGTCGTACCCTGCCGTGAGCCACCACAGCACGCCCCACCCAAGCCAGAGCGTTGCACCAGGGTCGGTGCCGCGCCAGCGTTCGAGGCGGGCTATCAGCAACGCCGACACGGCGATCAAGCCATAGCCGAGATTGACCGCATCGAGCGGCGGGCCGCCACGGGGCGTATCGCCCAGCAGGAAATACAGGCTCGCGCCAAGCGCCAGCGCCATGCCGAAGAAGCGCGCCAGTGGCCGCTGCTGGCGATGCCCGAGCCAAACCAGGGCGGCCCCTTCGAGTGTCCAGATGGCGAAGGTCGGGTACACCTCAAACGCGAAGAAGGGCGCCAGCGTGGCGAACAGCACCGCGAGTACGCCATAGGCCTCGGCCAGCACGGGCCAGTTGCGGCGGCAGCGCAGCCCCAGGGTGGCGTAGAGCAGCGCGACGAGCAGGGCGCTCCACGTCATGACGCGATCGGCTGCCGGCTGCGCCAGGCTCCACTGCAGCAGCGTGCACGCAAGCGGCGTGCCGAATACCAGCGTGCCGTCCACCAGGCCGCGCAAGCTCGGCGGCTGGCGGCTCGCGAGCAGCAGCGGCAGGGCGGTGTAGAGCAGGAAGTAATAGACCAGGAAAGGCTCGGTGCTGGCGAACTGCTCGGGCTGGTACGAGAACACCCCCCAGGCGACTGACACGGCAAAGGTGAACCAGAAGCCGGTCAGGCACAGCGCGCGCCAGGGCTTGAACCAGCACAGCAGCACGATGAGGCTGTTGATCAGCGCGTAGTAGCTGAACAGCAATACATGGTGTTCGCCGCCGCTGGCCGCGAGCAGCGGCGCGAGAAAGGCACCGCTGAGGCCCAGCTGGGCAAGCGCCTGCGCATCCTGCCGCAGCGCCAGTGCGATGGCGATGCCACCAAGCAGGGCAAAGCCGGCGAAGGCCAGCGTGGGCGAAATCAGCTCGAACTGCTTGAGCGCGAAATAGACATCGAGATAGGCCAGGCCGACCCCGCCGCCCTGCAGGATCAGCGCATAGGTACGCCGTTCGCCCAGCCAGCGGTGGCCGAGCCAGAGCAGGCTGGCTGCGATGGCCGCGACACCGAGCAGGCGCGATTCGGGCGGCAGCAGGGCATGGTCGTAGGCATATTTGAGCAGGAAGCCGACGCCGAAGAACAGGACGATGATGCCGACCTTGGCAACCAGATTGCCGGCAAACAGCCGCTCCCACCAGCGCGCCTTGGGCGTCAGCTGATCGGGCGGCAAGTCGGCCTGCGTGGTGTCGGCTGGCTGCGGCGAGA
Coding sequences within it:
- a CDS encoding DUF2339 domain-containing protein; its protein translation is MWILAGLIIGALLDNTIGAVAGLALGVALELTVGKRGKQASPPDLLARLESIEARLAAVEYRLSQNEPTTGPVPLPAVEAPAEASPAMAGTAPAAQVAALAGVRMPAPALADVDITAPASLAEAARTGQVSPQPADTTQADLPPDQLTPKARWWERLFAGNLVAKVGIIVLFFGVGFLLKYAYDHALLPPESRLLGVAAIAASLLWLGHRWLGERRTYALILQGGGVGLAYLDVYFALKQFELISPTLAFAGFALLGGIAIALALRQDAQALAQLGLSGAFLAPLLAASGGEHHVLLFSYYALINSLIVLLCWFKPWRALCLTGFWFTFAVSVAWGVFSYQPEQFASTEPFLVYYFLLYTALPLLLASRQPPSLRGLVDGTLVFGTPLACTLLQWSLAQPAADRVMTWSALLVALLYATLGLRCRRNWPVLAEAYGVLAVLFATLAPFFAFEVYPTFAIWTLEGAALVWLGHRQQRPLARFFGMALALGASLYFLLGDTPRGGPPLDAVNLGYGLIAVSALLIARLERWRGTDPGATLWLGWGVLWWLTAGYDLVSRVAHEPWQQAPWLLLFVTASAVLADWRGARLTWPALRLTALLLVPAILLHLLWLADSDAHPLQGWGWLSWPAAFATAGHIVRRQLHKQDSVIVAALLPALLWLAIGAASWELDWRTADNGWVHLWHDVATSLPALLAAIWLAGRQRKPGSAWLVQPIYLQATFAMVWAWLGLRALWQLGLASTELAPLPLYLPLLNPVDLIQAAMLGAAWAALDSTPKVRPVASPVLAVLAFLSLNALALRCIHHWLGVPYDIASLLDSVEAQTLLSLLWTSTALGLMRSATRLGQRPPWYAGAGLLALVVGKLFVNDLASSGTIARIVSFLGVGILLLVIGYLAPMPPGDSHPENE
- the bioB gene encoding biotin synthase BioB, with amino-acid sequence MNDATLHFHTKETKQPHATSVNWSEAEIEALFQLPFNDLLFRAQLTHREHFDANRVQLSTLLSVKTGGCPEDCGYCPQSVRHSTGVENQEMLELDTVLDAARAAKAAGASRFCMGAAWRGPKQKDLEHIKEMVSSVKALGLETCATLGMLKEGQAEQLRDAGLDYYNHNLDTAPEKYGDIIHTRDYDDRLDTLRKVRDAGIHVCCGGIVGMGETRSERAGLIAQLANLDPQPDSVPINNLVQVPGTPLNGTETLDWTEFVRTIAVARITMPRSFVRLSAGRQEMPEAMQALCFMAGANSIFYGDKLLTTGNPEIERDRQLLAKLDIQSL
- a CDS encoding M48 family metalloprotease; this translates as MDTLVYRNERTLFVVKAVISAIVWIALLVGTVGIMLMYLLFFFIGYLFAQSGLIAYLKGTAVRISPEQFPDLHQRLEHCAARLGLDDVPEAYLLHANGAFNAFATKFLSRHYVVLFSDVVDALDDRPNALNFYLGHELGHIKRRHLTWGPLLWPASMIPLLGAAYARACEYTCDRHGLACCDDPADARLGLAALAAGGRRWKSMNQISYMKQVKESSGFWMSFHELVSDYPWLTKRINAMRQLGDGREPAQPGRNVFSYVLALFIPRLGVGGGGGGAIVTIAMIGVLAAVALPAYKDYQKRAALQRMHMLQAPQAEFAPSALALPEPPVAEE
- the bioD gene encoding dethiobiotin synthase, translating into MSAFFVTGTDTEVGKTFVTSLLLRELNQRGMSALGMKPIASGCYSGPEGLTNEDVEALLAAGHHAVPRALLNPYAFEPPISPHLAATRAGVEIDVERIRLNFGELARQADCVLVEGAGGWHAPISAQADMADLAYALGLPVILVVGMRLGCLNHAILSARAIEASGCSLVGWVANRIAPEMREFEANLATLEARLPAPLLGVVPHAVPGEPPRLLRASLTALLARG
- the bioH gene encoding pimeloyl-ACP methyl ester esterase BioH; the encoded protein is MSLHIETLGRGPNLVMLHGWAMHGGIWHGVAEALAEHFCVHLVDLPGHGLSPAVEPYSLDAIAERVAGEFPLPVHVLGWSLGGAVALRWALSHPSAVDKLVLVASSPCFAQREDWPTAMQHEVLGRFAQELQADYEGTLKRFIALQALGGQASREVLKALQARLFERGRPDPVVMRQGLDILRDVDLRPELQHLDPPTLLIYGERDGLTPAPVGRWLASRLPDAELEMLKDSAHAPFISHPERFVERVCQFLK
- the bioC gene encoding malonyl-ACP O-methyltransferase BioC → MSEPFYTDKQQVRRSFERAADSYDAAAVLQREVSDRMQARLDYIKHLPAWLLDAGSGTGYGTRKLREQYPDARVIELDLALGMLQVSAGQAAWWKKHLPFIKHSRPPQVCGDIERLPLGDASVDMVWSNLAIQWCNTPDLAFAEFHRVLKPEGLLMFATLGPDTLKELRQAFSGLDGHTHVNKFIDMHDIGDALVRAGFSEPVMDMENITLTYDSVRAVMADLKAIGAHNVTQGRGQGLMGKQRWQQVLDNYEKLRRDGRLPATYEVVYGHAWRPQPKPPTQLADGRQIIEFRPRPKPDA
- a CDS encoding FMN-binding negative transcriptional regulator, with amino-acid sequence MYIPHSFAATDESRLFALMRDNPFATLVSPGQAGPQIAHLPLLFDADRRVLCGHFAAANPQSGAEGAVVAVFHGPHAYVSPSWYVNPGVPTWNYATVHVHGQLRHIADADAKLAQMRELVAAFEPDGAWTLDQAPNLAHMLEHILTFEIAIETIEGKFKMSQNRPADRPGVIEALAASPYPEDRRTAAFMLEQP
- a CDS encoding ComF family protein, coding for MQWLLPASCVLCGTASGTAALCPPCRADLPWLPAARCPVCALPTLDGATCGACLRKPPAFDATHCSLAYAFPLDTLLHAAKYGRRISLLPLLATLLAEHELSAIDLVLPMPLSPARLAERGFNQSLELARPLARHGLTIQADSLAKPRETPHQADLPWKARVRNIKSAFVSHARLDGLRVLLVDDVMTTGASLNELARVARQAGAARVETLVLARTLPHQAK
- the bioF gene encoding 8-amino-7-oxononanoate synthase; amino-acid sequence: MPLPDLHAALKQLDEQGLLRQRRVLESPQGAHVLIDGKPYIAFASNDYLGLAGHPELIEATRQAVLNWGVGGGASHLVAGHFSAHEALETVLARFVGRDAALLFSTGYMANLGVVTALAGREAAIFADKLNHASLNDACLLSRAHFKRFAHNDMAMLERLLAESNHDTKLIVVDAVYSMDGDQAPVSELVRLADRYDAWLLLDDAHGFGVLGPDGRGSLVAHQVSSPRVIYMATLGKAAGVAGAFVAGTQDMIDWLTQRARTYIYTTAQPPMLAETLLKSVELIERESWRREHLRKLIAVLRKGLSASPWTLMPSETPIQPLLIGDNAEALRVSEQLRDAGFWVPAIRPPTVAPGTARLRISLSAAHLEQDVENLCGAILRCAQ